Proteins encoded within one genomic window of Pirellulales bacterium:
- a CDS encoding ParA family protein, producing the protein MGRILCVANQKGGVGKTSTAINLAVALAKSGARTLLIDLDPQCNGTSGLGLAPTERHPLVSTEPLKDSLRATSIDGLEVLPGSRNFQDIEKLSKQDESQVATLRQHLASGLTAYDFVLVDCPPSLGQLTRTALAASTEVLMPIQCEYFAMEGLTQMIEVIRDVMSRPPNRLQFGGILLTMYDHALELTHEVDHEVRDFFGEIVFRTVIPRDVAVAEAPSHGQSVLDYSPRSRGAWAYAELCMEVLERE; encoded by the coding sequence GTGGGCCGGATTCTCTGTGTGGCGAATCAGAAGGGGGGCGTCGGCAAGACTTCCACCGCCATCAACTTGGCGGTGGCTCTGGCCAAGAGTGGCGCTCGCACCTTGCTGATCGATCTCGACCCACAGTGCAATGGCACGAGCGGTCTCGGACTCGCACCCACCGAACGGCACCCCCTGGTTTCGACCGAGCCACTGAAGGACTCGCTGCGCGCTACGTCCATTGATGGGCTCGAGGTCTTGCCCGGCAGCCGGAACTTTCAAGACATCGAAAAGCTAAGCAAGCAGGACGAAAGCCAGGTGGCCACGCTGCGACAGCATCTGGCCAGCGGGCTAACGGCTTACGATTTTGTACTGGTCGACTGTCCTCCCTCGTTGGGGCAATTAACCCGGACTGCCCTGGCCGCCTCGACCGAGGTGCTGATGCCGATCCAGTGCGAGTACTTCGCGATGGAGGGGCTGACGCAAATGATCGAGGTGATTCGGGACGTAATGAGCCGTCCGCCGAATCGTCTTCAGTTTGGGGGCATCTTATTGACGATGTATGACCACGCGTTGGAGTTGACGCACGAGGTCGACCACGAGGTCCGCGATTTCTTTGGCGAGATCGTGTTCCGCACCGTGATTCCTCGGGATGTGGCCGTCGCCGAAGCCCCCAGCCATGGGCAGTCCGTCCTGGACTACTCCCCACGGTCTCGCGGGGCCTGGGCATACGCCGAACTGTGCATGGAGGTACTCGAGCGTGAATAA
- a CDS encoding DUF1015 domain-containing protein codes for MPEIQAFRGLRYDLGHVGSLSDVIAPPYDVIGPQLQEQLYKNHPANVIRLILNRDEPGDDAANNRYSRAAKFLKNWRSEGVLAADPHPALYVYHQVFDYAGRTHTRRGFMARIRLQRFGEGNIYPHEETMSGPKQDRLLLTRACKANLSQIFGLYPDPQNDVQGKLEAAIEGVPPLEAKDHLGVIHRLWPVTDVAVISAVSAAISPKPVFIADGHHRYETACNYRDELSAAAPLAPNNPANFVLMMCVGMEDPGMVVLPTHRLFRGLPAITSSELVAKLGDAFTTRIVGEGPDLANNVWEEIETENHQGTLGLYAHADDRWVLATITDAGRAQMMKVAAEHSEPWRDLGVSILHRLVIDTILSGKDLPKPRYVHLVEEVVEGLETDEFPLAALVMPATVGDIQTISKHQERMPAKSTYFYPKLLSGLVINPLE; via the coding sequence ATGCCAGAAATCCAAGCTTTCCGCGGACTGCGTTACGACCTGGGGCACGTCGGATCCTTGAGCGATGTGATCGCTCCGCCCTACGACGTGATCGGCCCGCAACTGCAGGAGCAGCTTTACAAGAACCACCCCGCGAACGTCATCCGGCTGATCCTCAATCGAGACGAGCCCGGCGATGATGCGGCCAACAATCGGTATTCGCGGGCGGCGAAGTTCTTGAAGAACTGGCGTTCCGAGGGGGTGCTGGCCGCAGATCCCCATCCCGCATTGTACGTCTACCACCAGGTGTTCGATTACGCTGGCCGGACGCATACGCGGCGCGGGTTTATGGCCCGCATCCGCCTGCAACGTTTCGGCGAGGGAAATATCTATCCGCACGAAGAAACCATGTCCGGCCCCAAGCAGGACCGTTTGCTGCTGACCCGGGCCTGCAAAGCGAATCTCAGCCAAATTTTTGGCCTGTATCCCGACCCTCAGAACGACGTACAGGGGAAGCTGGAAGCCGCGATCGAGGGAGTCCCTCCGCTCGAAGCGAAGGACCATTTAGGCGTCATTCACCGACTATGGCCGGTCACCGATGTCGCAGTGATTAGTGCTGTCTCGGCGGCGATTAGCCCCAAGCCGGTCTTCATTGCCGACGGTCACCACCGCTACGAAACCGCCTGTAACTATCGCGACGAACTATCGGCCGCCGCTCCGCTCGCGCCCAACAATCCCGCTAATTTCGTCCTGATGATGTGCGTCGGAATGGAAGATCCCGGCATGGTGGTGCTGCCAACGCACCGTCTGTTCCGCGGCCTGCCGGCGATAACTTCGAGCGAGTTAGTCGCCAAGCTCGGTGACGCCTTTACCACGCGAATCGTGGGAGAGGGACCCGACTTGGCCAACAACGTCTGGGAAGAAATCGAGACCGAGAATCACCAGGGAACGTTGGGGCTCTATGCCCACGCGGATGACCGCTGGGTGTTGGCCACGATCACGGATGCCGGCCGGGCACAGATGATGAAAGTCGCCGCCGAGCACAGTGAGCCGTGGCGCGACCTAGGCGTCAGTATCCTGCACCGGTTGGTCATCGACACGATCTTGAGCGGCAAGGACCTGCCAAAGCCGCGTTACGTCCACCTGGTTGAGGAAGTGGTCGAGGGTCTGGAGACCGATGAGTTCCCGCTGGCTGCCCTCGTTATGCCAGCCACGGTCGGGGACATCCAGACGATCAGTAAGCACCAGGAACGGATGCCGGCCAAGAGCACCTACTTTTATCCGAAGCTGCTCAGCGGGCTGGTCATCAATCCCTTGGAATAG
- the ahcY gene encoding adenosylhomocysteinase produces MAQIETRLPYKVADMKLVEWGRKEIQLAENEMPGLMALRKKHGAAKPLAGARIAGCLHMTIQTAVLIETLVELGAQVTWSSCNIFSTQDHAAAAIAKAGIPVYAWKGMTNEDFDWCIEQTLHFADGQPLNMILDDGGDLTAMVHQKYPELLAGIRGLSEETTTGVHRLYQMHARGELKVPAINVNDSVTKSKFDNLYGCRESLSDGIKRATDVMVAGKVVVIAGYGDVGKGCARAMQTLGARVIITEIDPINALQAAMEGFEVTTMEDAAARGNIFVTTTGNRDIVMGEHMKVMPNDAIVCNIGHFDLEIDMAWLNSQKNVKKVEIKPQVDRYTFADGHSILILAEGRLVNLGCATGHPSFVMSNSFTNQVMAQLALWNETDKFPLGVHVLPKHLDEEVARLHLDKLGVKLTKLSAKQADYIGVPVDGPYKPDYYRY; encoded by the coding sequence GTGGCGCAAATCGAGACGCGTCTGCCCTACAAAGTCGCCGATATGAAGCTGGTCGAATGGGGCCGCAAGGAAATTCAGCTCGCCGAGAACGAGATGCCGGGCTTGATGGCGCTGCGGAAAAAGCATGGCGCCGCGAAGCCGCTAGCAGGGGCGCGAATCGCCGGCTGCTTGCATATGACCATTCAAACGGCCGTGCTGATCGAAACTTTGGTTGAGCTAGGCGCCCAGGTTACCTGGAGCAGCTGCAATATCTTCTCGACCCAGGACCATGCCGCGGCGGCGATCGCCAAGGCCGGTATCCCCGTTTATGCCTGGAAGGGAATGACGAACGAGGATTTCGACTGGTGCATTGAGCAGACCCTGCATTTTGCTGACGGCCAGCCGCTGAACATGATTCTGGACGACGGCGGCGATCTGACGGCCATGGTCCATCAGAAGTACCCTGAACTGCTAGCAGGCATCCGAGGGCTGTCCGAAGAGACGACCACCGGCGTGCATCGCCTGTACCAGATGCACGCCCGAGGGGAACTGAAGGTCCCGGCCATCAACGTGAATGACTCGGTCACGAAGAGCAAGTTCGACAACCTCTACGGTTGCCGCGAGTCGCTGTCCGACGGCATCAAGCGGGCCACCGACGTGATGGTGGCCGGCAAGGTGGTCGTGATCGCCGGCTATGGCGACGTCGGCAAGGGGTGTGCCCGGGCAATGCAGACCCTGGGGGCACGGGTGATCATCACTGAGATCGACCCGATCAATGCCCTACAGGCCGCGATGGAGGGCTTCGAAGTTACGACGATGGAAGACGCCGCTGCACGGGGAAACATCTTCGTGACTACGACGGGCAATCGCGACATCGTCATGGGCGAGCACATGAAGGTTATGCCCAACGATGCCATTGTCTGTAACATCGGGCACTTCGATCTCGAGATCGACATGGCTTGGCTGAACTCGCAGAAGAACGTCAAGAAGGTCGAAATCAAGCCTCAGGTCGACCGTTATACGTTCGCCGACGGTCATTCGATTCTGATTCTGGCCGAGGGACGCCTGGTGAACCTGGGGTGTGCCACCGGTCACCCGTCGTTCGTGATGTCGAACTCGTTCACGAACCAGGTCATGGCCCAACTGGCCCTGTGGAACGAGACCGACAAGTTCCCGCTGGGCGTACACGTGCTGCCCAAGCACCTGGACGAAGAGGTCGCTCGGCTACACCTTGACAAGCTGGGCGTGAAGCTGACGAAGCTCTCGGCCAAGCAGGCCGACTACATTGGCGTCCCGGTCGACGGCCCCTACAAGCCCGACTATTACCGGTACTAA
- a CDS encoding phosphoribosylanthranilate isomerase: MGDSIHDPTSQQYKVQRTAPPMFRIKICGITRVDDAMAVIDAGADCIGLNFYKGSPRRVDLERASEIRQAVGNHLLVAGVFVNARTDRIVETAHKLALDIIQLSGHETPDDVAALAIELSGTPVMQALRAKGTGLTEVRAHLDECRRLVCLPRLVLWDAYDPKEFGGTGRVANWDSAAEFVRAAGLPPLILAGGLRAENVAEAIAAVQPLGVDTASGVETAPGVKNAEKLRSFVAAARAAFDKTGTPD; the protein is encoded by the coding sequence ATGGGTGATTCGATTCACGATCCCACCAGTCAGCAATACAAAGTCCAACGCACGGCTCCGCCCATGTTTCGCATCAAGATTTGCGGCATCACACGCGTCGACGATGCAATGGCCGTGATCGATGCCGGCGCGGATTGCATAGGGCTGAACTTCTATAAAGGGAGCCCTCGTCGTGTCGATCTCGAGCGAGCCAGTGAGATCCGGCAAGCGGTCGGCAATCATTTGCTCGTGGCCGGCGTGTTCGTCAATGCGCGAACCGATCGGATCGTCGAGACGGCGCACAAGCTCGCGCTCGACATTATCCAACTCAGCGGCCACGAAACGCCGGACGACGTCGCGGCGCTTGCGATCGAGCTATCCGGCACGCCTGTCATGCAAGCATTGCGCGCCAAAGGAACCGGCCTGACCGAGGTTCGCGCGCACCTCGACGAATGCCGCCGCCTGGTTTGCCTGCCCCGGCTTGTTCTGTGGGATGCCTACGATCCCAAGGAGTTCGGAGGGACCGGACGCGTTGCGAATTGGGACTCGGCCGCGGAATTTGTCCGCGCGGCTGGCCTGCCCCCTTTAATCCTGGCTGGCGGGCTGCGTGCTGAGAATGTTGCTGAGGCGATTGCAGCAGTGCAGCCGCTGGGGGTCGACACGGCCAGCGGAGTCGAAACCGCCCCCGGTGTTAAGAATGCCGAGAAGCTGCGGTCCTTCGTGGCGGCAGCCCGGGCCGCATTCGACAAGACCGGAACGCCTGACTAA
- a CDS encoding AAA family ATPase, protein MYESFFHLTKRPFAATVNIEQYYPGRVIEAARRTLVRCIERAEGMAVLVGASGTGKTLICQMLRNEFEEACDVVTLGTTRIDGPRALLQAILFELDLPCRGLPDGDMRLALVDHLTRADARGAGMLLIADEAHTLPARVLEEIRLITNITVAGQPRVRFVMAGSHLLEEHLASPKLESFSQRTAARCYLEPLDRGETAAYIRAQVAGAGGDARRLFTESAVESSYRATDGVPRLINQLCDHALLLAHNAGIHQLSDRQIEEAWADLQQLPTPWSGTAEPNRAGDVIEFGQLDDDQTEEEDHYDSIAADGPIMREYLADDMAPVSLRLAGGLDEIEPEFEELEESEPMKMSLPVNDLTAFETRVQPRGAMSVELAHSANPFAEPFVEEEVIVDRYSTAHASVWAEMPHVYSSEGRILAELLQPFVQTAKVVPLPEAPPAWNDTDEALIVVEDDPVTIAGPRPAPTQAYRQEYSQLFAKLRRG, encoded by the coding sequence ATGTACGAATCTTTCTTTCATTTGACGAAACGTCCTTTCGCGGCCACTGTCAATATCGAACAGTACTATCCTGGACGCGTCATCGAGGCCGCCCGCCGCACGCTGGTGCGCTGCATCGAACGCGCCGAAGGAATGGCAGTCCTGGTCGGAGCCTCGGGCACAGGTAAGACGCTCATCTGCCAGATGCTTCGCAATGAATTCGAGGAAGCGTGCGACGTTGTCACGCTTGGCACGACGCGCATTGATGGGCCGCGAGCACTGCTGCAGGCGATCCTCTTCGAACTCGATCTGCCTTGCCGCGGATTGCCCGATGGCGACATGCGACTGGCCCTGGTCGACCATTTGACGCGCGCCGACGCACGCGGGGCGGGTATGCTGCTGATCGCTGACGAAGCGCACACATTGCCGGCGCGCGTGCTGGAAGAGATTCGCTTGATCACGAACATCACCGTGGCCGGTCAGCCGCGCGTACGTTTCGTGATGGCCGGCAGCCATTTGCTCGAAGAGCACCTGGCCAGCCCCAAGCTCGAGTCCTTCAGTCAGCGCACTGCCGCGCGGTGTTATCTCGAGCCGCTCGATCGTGGTGAAACCGCGGCGTACATTCGAGCCCAGGTAGCCGGGGCGGGGGGCGATGCTCGCCGGCTATTCACTGAATCGGCCGTCGAGAGTTCCTATCGCGCGACCGATGGCGTGCCGCGTCTGATTAATCAACTTTGCGACCATGCACTGCTCCTCGCACACAACGCAGGCATACACCAGCTTAGTGATCGTCAGATCGAGGAAGCCTGGGCCGACTTGCAGCAGCTTCCCACGCCTTGGAGCGGAACAGCAGAGCCGAATCGAGCAGGCGATGTTATCGAATTCGGACAACTCGACGACGATCAGACCGAAGAAGAGGACCACTATGACTCCATTGCCGCGGACGGGCCGATCATGCGGGAATACCTCGCTGACGACATGGCACCTGTCAGCCTGCGATTGGCCGGTGGCTTGGATGAAATCGAACCCGAATTCGAAGAGCTGGAAGAATCGGAACCCATGAAAATGAGCTTGCCGGTCAACGACCTCACAGCATTCGAGACGCGCGTACAACCGCGCGGCGCCATGAGCGTCGAGCTGGCTCATTCGGCCAATCCGTTCGCCGAACCGTTCGTCGAAGAAGAGGTCATTGTCGACCGTTACTCGACGGCACACGCCTCGGTATGGGCCGAGATGCCGCACGTCTACAGTTCGGAAGGTCGGATCCTGGCCGAATTGCTGCAGCCCTTCGTTCAAACGGCCAAAGTCGTACCGCTGCCCGAGGCTCCCCCGGCCTGGAATGACACCGACGAGGCATTAATCGTGGTCGAAGATGATCCGGTCACGATCGCCGGCCCCCGCCCTGCCCCGACGCAGGCTTATCGCCAGGAGTACTCGCAACTATTCGCGAAGTTGCGTCGCGGGTAA
- a CDS encoding tetratricopeptide repeat protein translates to MSTDPFAARGSPPTSDGVDDQSRLDDAMRRADQLLLHSLQGDDRRRHRRFLIFVLMGGAAMITGLCAIALLFVQSANVQNSDVQVAEKADTGVAAQITTAEQHVTPAAAIQLAADRAGQLSIEGWQLWGQQNYPAAAAKFEESVKLDKRNSNAWNGLGWASFNSGNRGRAREAFLAVIKLEPKHPAALNGLGQMALADGKYDEAEKYLSKAALAPDASAAWYGLTKIYLLQGKYAEAAKWGKKTVASGDPDGSAQRMLDAAKAKELPDDLRRELEPMAVAENAPKKSAAPAINVGKDVGQAWRLMNQGRREEAKSLFTAVLAKSPDNGGALNGMGWLLLNGGEVDEAKGYFEKVLATDPLAGGAMNGLARVLKSQGDDAGAIKLWQQMVDKLPGPNAGTSGLADVYLENEEYKNALPLFEQLAKANPGDEQTKQKLAKAKAGATK, encoded by the coding sequence ATGTCGACAGATCCCTTCGCAGCGCGAGGCAGCCCGCCAACCAGCGACGGCGTCGACGACCAGTCGCGGCTCGATGATGCGATGCGCCGCGCCGACCAGCTACTTCTTCATTCCTTGCAGGGTGACGATCGTCGTCGCCACCGACGGTTTTTAATTTTCGTTCTCATGGGAGGAGCGGCCATGATTACAGGTCTGTGCGCCATCGCATTGCTGTTTGTCCAGTCAGCAAACGTTCAAAACTCCGATGTCCAGGTCGCCGAGAAAGCCGACACTGGAGTGGCCGCGCAGATCACGACAGCCGAGCAGCACGTCACCCCGGCTGCGGCCATTCAGCTTGCTGCAGACAGGGCGGGCCAACTTTCCATCGAAGGTTGGCAGTTGTGGGGACAGCAAAACTATCCCGCGGCGGCTGCCAAATTTGAAGAGTCGGTGAAGCTCGATAAGCGTAACAGCAACGCCTGGAACGGGCTTGGCTGGGCCAGTTTCAACAGTGGCAACCGCGGCCGAGCGCGCGAAGCATTTCTCGCCGTGATCAAGCTCGAGCCCAAGCATCCCGCGGCGCTGAATGGCTTAGGGCAAATGGCCCTGGCTGACGGCAAATACGACGAAGCCGAAAAGTACTTGTCCAAGGCCGCGCTCGCGCCTGATGCTTCGGCGGCCTGGTACGGCCTGACAAAGATCTACTTGCTGCAGGGCAAGTATGCCGAGGCCGCGAAGTGGGGCAAGAAGACGGTCGCGTCGGGCGATCCCGACGGATCCGCGCAGCGCATGTTGGATGCCGCAAAGGCCAAGGAATTGCCCGACGATCTGCGCCGCGAGCTGGAGCCAATGGCGGTGGCCGAGAACGCTCCTAAAAAATCTGCGGCTCCAGCGATCAACGTCGGCAAAGACGTCGGCCAGGCGTGGCGGCTGATGAATCAAGGTCGTCGCGAAGAAGCTAAATCGCTTTTCACCGCCGTCCTGGCCAAGTCGCCGGACAATGGCGGCGCGCTGAATGGCATGGGCTGGCTGCTCCTGAATGGCGGAGAAGTCGACGAAGCCAAAGGCTACTTCGAGAAAGTCCTTGCCACCGATCCGCTCGCCGGAGGAGCCATGAATGGGTTGGCCAGGGTGCTCAAATCGCAAGGTGACGATGCCGGCGCGATCAAGCTGTGGCAACAGATGGTCGACAAGCTCCCCGGCCCCAATGCCGGCACTTCCGGCCTGGCGGATGTCTACCTGGAGAACGAAGAGTACAAGAATGCACTGCCTCTTTTTGAGCAACTCGCCAAAGCAAATCCCGGCGACGAGCAGACGAAACAGAAGCTCGCCAAGGCAAAAGCAGGCGCGACAAAGTAA